A region from the Deltaproteobacteria bacterium genome encodes:
- a CDS encoding metal ABC transporter permease produces MPIRRLAIVLGILIGVQVAAHALIGPTGVVRAVESVAGAVGIRYNTLLVLLGTSLLGAASGIIGSYAVLRRRSLVGDAVAHAALPGVAAAFLIIRERDFTWLLGGALAAGLLGSSCVSWLQRHTRIKADAAIGIVLSVFYGAGIALSGIAQNDPTGRQAGLDSFLLGKTAGMVSQDLVFIALVGANIVAITLLLYKEFKLLSFDSAFAAVQGFPVLALDALMMALLVAAVVIGLPAVGVVLMASLIILPGVSARFWTERLSYMLVLSAIFGLATGAAGTAASAHWSEFPAGAMIVLTGAAIFSVSMLFAPRRGVISRALSFASMRTRVARQNLLRTLYDLSDPDPVARPSIPLDRVSAARSWTASHVRRELANAARRGQVELSDGKVRLTGQGLSDAATVAKSRRLWELFLMRYADVAGDYADRDTTQLEQALPPALVAELETTLHAEGRWPAPAKAHGSAGAA; encoded by the coding sequence CGCACGCCTTGATCGGTCCCACGGGTGTGGTGCGTGCCGTCGAGTCCGTCGCGGGCGCGGTGGGCATTCGCTACAACACACTCCTCGTGCTCCTCGGAACGAGCCTGCTGGGCGCGGCGTCCGGGATCATCGGTTCTTACGCCGTTCTTCGCCGTCGATCGCTGGTCGGCGACGCGGTCGCCCACGCGGCGCTGCCCGGCGTGGCCGCGGCATTTCTCATCATTCGCGAGCGCGACTTCACCTGGCTGCTCGGCGGCGCGTTGGCGGCAGGGCTTCTCGGCTCGTCGTGCGTGTCCTGGCTGCAGCGCCACACGCGCATCAAGGCCGACGCCGCGATCGGAATCGTGCTGTCGGTCTTTTACGGCGCGGGCATCGCGCTGTCGGGCATCGCGCAGAACGACCCGACGGGCCGGCAAGCCGGACTCGATTCGTTTCTGCTCGGCAAGACGGCCGGCATGGTGAGTCAGGATCTCGTGTTCATCGCCCTCGTCGGCGCGAATATCGTGGCCATCACGCTGCTGCTCTACAAAGAATTCAAGCTCCTGTCTTTCGACTCGGCCTTCGCCGCGGTCCAGGGATTTCCCGTGCTCGCGCTCGACGCGCTCATGATGGCGCTGCTGGTCGCCGCGGTGGTCATCGGGCTTCCCGCGGTCGGCGTCGTGCTCATGGCGTCGCTCATCATCTTGCCGGGCGTGTCGGCTCGATTCTGGACGGAGCGCCTGAGTTACATGCTCGTTCTCTCGGCGATATTCGGACTCGCGACCGGAGCGGCCGGCACGGCGGCGAGCGCCCATTGGTCGGAGTTCCCGGCCGGGGCGATGATCGTGCTCACCGGCGCGGCGATCTTTTCCGTTTCCATGCTCTTCGCTCCGCGTCGCGGGGTCATATCCCGGGCGTTGTCGTTCGCGTCGATGCGCACACGGGTAGCCCGGCAAAACCTGCTGCGCACGCTCTACGATCTGTCCGATCCGGACCCCGTGGCCCGCCCGTCGATTCCGCTCGATCGGGTATCGGCCGCGAGGTCGTGGACCGCAAGTCACGTCCGGCGCGAACTCGCAAACGCGGCGCGTCGGGGGCAGGTCGAACTGTCGGACGGGAAGGTCCGGCTGACGGGACAGGGGCTCTCGGACGCCGCGACCGTCGCCAAGTCACGGCGACTGTGGGAGCTGTTTCTCATGCGCTACGCCGACGTCGCCGGCGACTACGCCGATCGGGACACGACGCAGCTCGAACAGGCGCTCCCACCCGCGCTGGTCGCCGAACTCGAAACCACGCTTCACGCGGAGGGCCGTTGGCCCGCGCCCGCAAAAGCGCATGGGTCGGCGGGGGCGGCGTGA
- a CDS encoding metal ABC transporter permease — protein MGTVLGIDAIAFWIVVTGAMVGVSGALLGNYLVLRRLSLMGDAISHAILPGLAISFVVTQSRAPFARLIGAALAGLATAALTEWIRRFAGVPEDAAMGVVFTTLFAAGVVIITRSASAVDLDPGCVLYGILESAALDTHPIWGFEVPRITVTMGVMTAAVIAFVLAFWKEIKIVSFDPDLATTVGIRASWVHALLMFMTAAYCVAAFEAVGSILVVAMLIVPPATAYLLTDRLWLMALLSAALGASAALVGRFGASALATSAAGMMAVAAGLTFALAVLFAPRYGYVAKRVSRAAAALNVVREDLLGLLYRLREVSPDRRLSETEALAAVGGEIWARIALTAALRSGEIRRDADSVILTERGASRASNLIRGHRLWESYLEKYFGVAPDRVHGPADRVEHYLTDDLREDLAGHLGNPDLDPHGRPITDRIPASRRKSAR, from the coding sequence ATGGGCACCGTGCTTGGCATCGACGCCATCGCGTTCTGGATCGTCGTCACCGGGGCGATGGTCGGCGTGTCCGGAGCGTTGCTCGGCAACTATCTGGTGTTGCGCCGCCTGAGCCTCATGGGCGACGCTATATCGCACGCAATCCTGCCGGGGCTCGCGATTTCCTTCGTGGTAACGCAGTCCCGCGCGCCGTTCGCCAGGTTGATTGGAGCCGCGCTCGCGGGGCTCGCGACGGCCGCGCTGACCGAATGGATTCGCCGATTCGCCGGAGTGCCGGAGGACGCGGCCATGGGCGTCGTCTTCACGACGCTCTTCGCCGCGGGCGTCGTCATCATCACGCGTTCGGCGAGTGCCGTCGATCTCGATCCCGGGTGCGTCCTGTATGGCATTCTCGAGTCGGCTGCGCTCGATACGCACCCGATTTGGGGTTTCGAAGTTCCGCGCATCACGGTCACGATGGGCGTCATGACCGCTGCCGTGATCGCGTTCGTGCTCGCGTTCTGGAAGGAGATCAAGATCGTCTCCTTCGACCCCGACCTAGCGACAACCGTCGGCATCCGGGCGTCATGGGTCCACGCGCTCCTGATGTTCATGACCGCCGCGTATTGCGTCGCGGCGTTTGAAGCGGTCGGTTCAATCCTCGTCGTGGCCATGCTGATCGTACCGCCGGCGACGGCGTACCTGCTAACCGATCGGCTCTGGCTCATGGCGCTCCTCTCCGCTGCGCTGGGCGCTTCCGCCGCGCTCGTCGGTCGCTTCGGCGCGAGCGCTCTCGCCACGTCGGCGGCGGGGATGATGGCGGTCGCCGCGGGGCTGACCTTCGCGCTGGCGGTCCTGTTCGCGCCGCGATACGGATACGTCGCGAAGCGCGTCTCGCGCGCCGCCGCCGCGCTCAACGTCGTCCGCGAAGATCTCCTCGGACTCCTCTACCGACTCCGCGAGGTGTCGCCCGATCGGCGGCTCTCGGAAACCGAAGCCCTGGCGGCGGTGGGCGGCGAAATCTGGGCGAGAATCGCGCTGACGGCCGCGCTTCGATCGGGTGAAATCCGGCGGGATGCCGATTCCGTGATCCTGACCGAGCGCGGCGCATCGCGCGCTTCGAATCTGATTCGCGGGCATCGATTGTGGGAGAGCTATCTGGAGAAGTATTTCGGCGTCGCGCCGGACCGCGTACACGGGCCGGCGGATCGCGTCGAGCACTATCTGACGGACGACCTGCGCGAAGACCTCGCCGGGCACCTGGGAAATCCCGATCTCGACCCCCACGGGCGACCGATCACGGATCGAATTCCGGCGTCGCGCAGAAAATCGGCGCGCTGA